cctgcctgcctgtcactgctccggctgggatggagctgtttcctttgcagtgcctgctaTGGCGctgtgtcctggttctgtcagcGCTCCGTGCCGTCCTGCAGGCTGTTGTGCAGAGCGCAGTGCTGCGGAGCTGTGCTTCCCGaccctgtgctctccagcactctGGCGGGACTTCCGTCGCTCCCAGATATCACCCGTTCCCAGGAGCCTCCACTGCCCCCTTGCACGCGCATCTGTGTGTACGGATGTGTGCAGAACCATACACCCACGTGCAAAGACTTCCCCGCACACACACCtgtgcattcacacacacatgcaagcGCATCCTTGCACAGCCGGGTGTGCGCACTCCATCCGTGTGCACGCAAGTGTGTGCAAAACCCAACAGCCTTGTGCAAAGGCCTTGATGCACGCATTCGTGttcatgcatacacacacatgcgTGCACACCATCCTTCTGCACACCCACGTGCACAAACACACGAGCGCAGCTCCAGCCTTGCACACAGCCATCTGCACGCACACACGTGCAAAACTTTCACCCGCAGACGCCATGCACACGCCCACGTGCAGTGCACACTCTGATGCTCAGCACCATCTCTGCACACCCCCCCGTATGCACACatacctgcactcacagctcgaGGACAAAATGCCGCTCCCGTGGCACAGCCAACACGCAGGCAGTTGGTAATGTCAGGAGGAAAGGTGCCCCGTTACGCTCattcattctcctctctttaaTGCAGGCAttggggcacagctggagccccaTCCTGAGATGTGGATTGCTGCGGGGTTCCTCATCAGTgggctatgggggtcctgggatggtgatgggggtCCTGTCAGGGACTGTGGGAGTCGGAGAACACAGGAGGGGTCTGAGGCATAAAGGGAGGTCTGAGCCTCCCTCAAATCGGAGGGATCCTTGAAGAACcgtgggggacgtggggtgcggctggggactgtggggctctgcGAGGTCCCAGGTTGGAGGAGGGGGAGGTGTACCGGGTCAGAGAAAGTACTTGAGGAGCTATGTGGGTCTGTGGGGGAGGTTGTGGGGGATATAGAATGGATATGacaacacagcctgcaggagcagaatgctgttcagGAGAAGACAAGATGTGGGCTGCAAGAGGGACGCAGGagtatggggtgctatgggaggatgtggggagcagtttgaggtaaaaaaataaagggggggaagggggcagCGGTGTAGGAGgggtttcatttcttcctgagaggggacTGGGGGTCCATGCAGCCCAAAGGTGGGGCCCTGAGCCGTAACCCCACATGAGCCATAAGCCAAGATGATCTCATCACCCTGTATGTGCGTGACCCCATGGCTATacgtgacccacagccctgggtgaACCACAGCCCCACAAGACCCTGTGACTCCCTGACCCTTCCGGCCCCCAACACGCTGCGACCCGATGCCATGTGGCCCCAGAACTCTGggatccctgcccccacctcatCCCAACAAACCCAACTCAACCAACCCAACGGGAGCAGAAAAAACTCACTGAGGAGAGTGAAGTAACgccacagcaatcaggaaggagctttgctgctgcacgaAGAGCTGTGCCTGATGGAATATCAGGGATGAGAGCATTTCTTGCACACCCTGCACGCACCTGGGGGGGATGTGCTAGGACGTGGGGAAGCCTTACGGGGTGGTGGGGCAGTTAAAGGACACCTATGGGAGGGCTACAGGGGCACTTTGGGGCAGCTATGAAGCAGAGCAACACCTAGGAGCTGCCTTGACCCAACACACAGCTTgtggtggaactgctgctggccatgggcCGTGGGCAGTGATGGCGCTGCTCTAGGATGGCTCAGGGGCTGCTATGGTTCATACTCATGGAATCTCTTCCTTAGCCCTCCACTAACCCCTGCACCCCCATCTTACCCCCCAAGATGAGGGTCAGGGGCAGATACAGAGCGCTATTCTACAgcggccccagagccaccctaGAGTACTTCCTGACCTAGCCAGTAACAGACCCATCACTGCCCTCAGCCTCATATGGGCTTACGGTGCTCACACGGTTATGGGTCATGTGGAGCCTTGGGCTCACGCCAAGTTATATGGCGTTCTGGGCTCACGTGGGGTTATGGATCAGGGCTCCACCTTTGGGCCAAAGGGAaccccaatcccctcccaggAAGAAATCAACCAGTGCACTCCAACACCACCGCACATCCTCCATTCTCACCCCAAACCGCTCCCCACGTGCCCCCACAACCCCTACGTTCCTGGACCCACAGTGCCCCTCACATCCctttcacccacagctgtgccctgcacctgctccagccccgcattcctctcctgcagcagccacccctgccccagcaccctaTGGCTGTACAAGAGcttgatggggatggggttggggttgaGGAGGGCCCTcaggtgggctatggggttccTGGGATGGTGACAGGGGTGCTGCTGTCAGGGACCGTGGGAATCGATGAGATCCCGGGGTTGGGGTCTTGGAGGTGGGAAAGGAGGTCTGAGGGAGGAAATAGAGGAAATACGGGGGTTCTGCAGGAGGCCagagggggacatggggtgatgctggggactgtggggctccGTGTGCGTATGGGCCATCTACGGGAGAGGCGTACCGGGTCTGAGGAGGTCCTAGAGGgtgtatggggctctgtggggggctACAGGGCGTCTCTAGGGGTCTTACTGGGGAAACACTGGGGTGGATATTGGGGCTTTGAGGGAATGATGGGTGGGCTgtcatgggaaaggaaagagcaaccTTGGGGAAAGCAAGGGACAACCAGGAGGATGGAAGGGAATCCAACTGGAATGCAAGGGGAATCCAGGCTGAGGCAAGGGGACAGCTAGGGGAAGAACAGGGGGACGTCCCAGCAACCGACTTCTTCTTTCACAGCCACATCTTCTACTTCCCaactgagctgcaaagctgccagacgagctgcagtaccgctgcccggctcctgcctgggtcagaaagagctgcacgtTAACGGGGTGCAATTGACATTCAAAAGCCAACTCCATCACGGCAGTCACACAACCATCCCCTTCAGTATCTGTTACAGGCAGACGGCCATGCCCTTGCACAGGAACCGTTCCTACGGAGTGAGGGAAGTCCGTCACTGCCTTAGGACAACACTAATAGGGGAAGGGCCCCAAACCATTCAGAACATGCTTCAGAACATGCTATCAAACCACCGACTTTGGCAGCTAAACACACCTTCTCCGTCAAGAATTAGCAAGACCAATTAATGCCCCGCATTCCCCTATATTCCACTCACACCTACCTACTGCTCCATACCTCCTGtaaccccccacagcccccaagagccacccctacagccccccacggccccacatTACCCTACagccccctcagctcccacatccccaccacatctcccccactgcccctacacccacagaccacctcagccccggggggcaccgggagcagcgctggaggctcgggggggcccggcccggaTGCGGGCAGCAGCGCTGCGGCGGTGGGGGCCCCGAGTCCTTCAGCCGTCCCAAATCCCCGCATCCCACGGCGGAGCGGAGCagaggggagcggaggggaTGGCGGGGGGATTCGGGCCGCGCTCGGTTTCTCTCCCCGGCATGGagccgttctcccgcacacctccggcgccgctgtcctcagcaccgcTCCCGTCCTGCCGCGCTTCCGTCTCGGTGCTGCCCGCATCCGGGGAGATGCCACCGGGGGCgggacggagctgccgctgaccattGAGGGGCCAGCGAGGTCGagacggagctgccgctgaccaatgagatgCCGGAGGGAACGGGATGGACCTGCCGCTGACCACTCAGAGGCCACCGGGGGCGGGATGGAAATGCCGCTGACCAATCAGAGGCCGGCAGGGGCCGGCGCCGAGCTGGGAGCGCAGCGGAAACCCCGAAagcagcggcagcggcgggAAGGGGCTCCAAGGAGCAAAGAATGGCGGCGAGGCGCTGCcgggagcagcagaaggcagcgaGGAGAAGCCGTGAAGCTGCAGAGCGGCGGAGTTGTCTTTTCTCCTTGCCAGGCTTGAATCTTCCTTCcgccttgctgtgctgtggggagcagctggaggcGATTCTCTTGCATGAGCgaggggtgcagcctggttccacccgGCCCTGAGCTCGCGGAAGGGCTGGCTGCCCgcagggaaggagctctgcttgaGGTCTGCTcctgggtgggcttttgtgtgCCCTGTTCCTCAGGAAGGGGTAAGCAGTGCTGGGGTTATTTGCTAGATGGAGTGCGCTTGTGTTTCTTGGCTTCCTGAAAGCTGTGTCTGTCTTTTTCACTGCCGGCTGGAGAGACTCGGGGGAGAAAGCGTTGTGCTTGATGGCACGGTTTCCTTGGGCAAAGGgtgctttggcagcagaggtttgctgtcaggaggcatgaaagcactgaagccAATGCTGCCGTGCCCTGGGCCCAGAGacatcagctcccagcacgTCCCTGGCGGTGGATGTGCGCAAGCTCTGTGTCTGCCGGTGGTTGCTCCAAAGGCTTTGTGGTCAGCTGTGCGTGGCTGTTTTGCTCTTGAGGGTGTGGGAACAGAGGGCAACACGCTGATGGGAGTGATGGTGTCCTGCTCAGCAAAGGATGTGCTGGGTGGCAGAAGAGGATTCTTGGCCGAGCGTGGaaaatctctctgctccttcctgaagGTGAGTTTTTCCAAGTGAGACGCGCACAGCTGGATTGCAGGGTGTCCTGGAGGAGGTGACCCCCACTTGACATCGGTTGggtattttaaagcagctgagATTAAGGAGACATGACAAAGTTGTGCAAATGTTCCTGGACGTTCCTAATTCTTGAATTGCCTAAAGGAACACAAgcaatgcagagaaagaaagaaagaacgaaagaaaaagaacaacaacaccTGTATGTCCTGCACAGAACCCAGCTTTAATAGAGACAAAAATTATTGacgttcctttttcttcttctctcagtgACGGAATTTGCTCtcaccttctctctctgctctcctgctctctgcacacGCCTCCCCACTTCTTacatcttcagttcttctgttgaACTCCCATCttcatcatttctctttttttttttttttttttacctttggaaaaggtaaaaaaaaccttttgcaATGTTTGAAAACTTTGAAAACGTTgatgccccttccctcccttctctcttctatCTTTTCTAACTTCTCCTCTGCCgtcttcctctcctctactatatataattttttatactcttctctcccttttctcgGCAccattatttctcttcttccttctcctgcacTTCTGTGGTCTGCTGTTTCCTCCTCTCAGTCCTCCCCTGCCCATTACTCTTCTTTTCCTATTCTCCAcctccctcttctcctctctgtctgctttatctcttgctgctgctgtggcagctcATCTACTCTTGAGTTCTTCTCCCTTAGCATTATCCGCTCCTCTTCTGCTGgctctttcttccctctgtccTCGCTCCTCTTCAGCTGGCTATTCATTCTCCCAGTAATGGCTCCTATTGTGCCATTCTGTCTTTCCTGTACCCTCGCTCTGCCTTCAtctgcatctgcactcctcttctgctcttccttcttctctctgtcctctctcctctttcttctgcatttcatctccccttctgctgttcttcttcctgtttcctcactgctcttctgctggtttttcccctgcttcctcATTCCTTTTTTCGTCAGCATCAGCTCTaatctgctgttctttcttccctctatCCCCACTTTtacttctgcatctgcactcctctagggctcttccttcttccctataccctccctgctctttcctctgcattctcCCTCTTCTCCTGTTCGTTTCTCCCtgcttcctcactcctcttcctcctccatctgctCTCCTCCTATACTCtcttttttctgtctcctcACTGCCCTTTCTTGTGCATCTgctcttctgttctgctgttctttcttccttttatcttcATCAGCttaacttccttttttcttcaatctCTTCTGCTCTActctcttccctctttccaCACTCCTCTTCTTCTGCATCTGCCCTTCTTATCTGCTCTTCTATCATCCCTGTCTCCTcgctcctcttccttctgcctttgcactgcctttctgctctgctttcttccccGTAACCTCAGTCCTCTTTCTGCATAGGCACTCCTCatcttctcccttccctgtattctcactGCTTCATCACCTGCAGCTGTGATcttcttctgctgtttgtttcttcttgtatCCGCTCTCCCCTTTTTTCTGCACCTGCACTCCCcttctgctgttcctttttcCCTGTACCCTCACTTGCATTTGCATTTGCACTTGCACTTCTCTTAGGCTCTTGGTTCTTCCCTATATTCTCCctgcttttttctctgcattctcactcttcttctcccgttttttttccctgctttttcaCTCCTCATCGTTCTGCGTCTAAACTCCTCTGTTGCTCTTCTTATTCTGTCTCCTCAATGCTCtttattctgcatctgcacaCCTCTTCCACcgttctttcttctctgtatcctctctcctcttctgcctctgcactcctctctgctttgctttgttccctgtattctcacttgtctttcttctgactgctctcctcttctgctccttgtTGTTCCCTGTGTCATctctcttctgcatctgcacccttctgctgttctttttcccgtatcttctctcctccttcttcttacTGCACTCCTCCtgtcttctgatttttcttccttgtgcgCTCACACCTCTTCTTCATCTGCACTCCTGTTCTTCCTTTATTCTTCACCTGCTCTTTGGCactgttcttcttttcacagcactgtccGCTCTTCTCTACtactctgttctttctctgctcttcctctcttctctcttgcctctttcctctctttccacctcctctacttttgctctacttttcatacttctcctcttcagctcctctccacttctgctgttctgtcttaCCTGCACCCACTCAtcccttcttcagctcttctccctgcccgcttgtttttcttaccttcatcctcattttttcttctcctcctcttctgctcttctttcttacctgtgcctgttcttctctgcttttgctcttgTCCTTCTCAGCGTCTGCCTTacctttattctctcttctcctcaagACGGGAAgttcttggagtgggtccagaggagggccactaagatggtcagagggctggagcacctctcgtaTGAGGAAAGGTGAAGGGAACTGGGAtcgtttagcttggagaagagaaggctccttaAAGGGAGCAtctaagcaggagggggaatggctgtttccGAGGGTGGGTTGTAATAGGAGATGCAGGAGTGGTCTTCAAgggagacaggggaggtttaagttggatctgagaatgaagtttttccccgagaggctggtgaggcactggaacaggttgcccaaggaggttgtggatgccacatccctggaggcattcaaggccaggctggatgtggcacGGGGCATtttggtctagtggctggcaataCTGCACATAGCGGGGCAGAGGGTGGGAGGTGAAACttgatggtcactgtggtccttttcaacgcacgccattgtatgattcagtgattctgtgattctttatagGACGCAATCTTCCACTTGGAAAGGGCCTCCCAAGGATCCCTGGAATCCTctgagagctctgagctgccacACCAATTTGAAGCTGACTTCATTTTTGGTCTTCcccttcagcagaaaagctcaGACAGCCGAGCCAAGCGAGACGCTGGATTTCCTTTGGCATCAAGGAAAGCATCGTGAGATGTTCTGATGCCCTCTCACAATTCTTTCTCCCTCCGCCAGCACCAGAGCTGGCGTCCAAAGACGCAATGACACTGCCACAGGCATTGTGGAGATTTGTATGGGATAGGCCCATGGTAAGGCTTTATTGACAGAGGGAGGGACAATgaagattggatgtcagggagaaggtCTTTCCAGAGacggtggtgagatgctggaagcggatgcccagagagcttgtggacgCCGCGTCCGTGGcagtgtt
This genomic interval from Gallus gallus isolate bGalGal1 chromosome 37 unlocalized genomic scaffold, bGalGal1.mat.broiler.GRCg7b 37_unloc1, whole genome shotgun sequence contains the following:
- the LOC121108741 gene encoding uncharacterized protein LOC121108741 isoform X6, which codes for MVSGSSVPPPVASPRMRAAPRRKRGRTGAVLRTAAPEAGAGQRYCSSSGSFAAQLGSRRCGCERRSTALRAAAKLLPDCCGVTSLSSSLTGPPSPSQDPHSPLMRNPAAIHISGWGSSCAPMPALKRGE
- the LOC121108741 gene encoding CCR4-NOT transcription complex subunit 3-like isoform X3 → MVSGSSVPPPVASPRMRAAPRRKRGRTGAVLRTAAPEVCGRTAPCRGEKPSAARIPPPSPPLPSAPLRRGMRGFGTAEGLGAPTAAALLPASGPGPPEPPALLPVPPGAEVAGAGQRYCSSSGSFAAQLGSRRCGCERRSTALRAAAKLLPDCCGVTSLSSSLTGPPSPSQDPHSPLMRNPAAIHISGWGSSCAPMPALKRGE
- the LOC121108741 gene encoding vasodilator-stimulated phosphoprotein-like isoform X1; the protein is MVSGSSVPPPVASPRMRAAPRRKRGRTGAVLRTAAPEVCGRTAPCRGEKPSAARIPPPSPPLPSAPLRRGMRGFGTAEGLGAPTAAALLPASGPGPPEPPALLPVPPGAEVAGAGQRYCSSSGSFAAQLGSRRCGCERRSRLLGRPPVLPLAVPLPQPGFPLHSSTALRAAAKLLPDCCGVTSLSSSLTGPPSPSQDPHSPLMRNPAAIHISGWGSSCAPMPALKRGE
- the LOC121108741 gene encoding uncharacterized protein LOC121108741 isoform X4, which translates into the protein MVSGSSVPPPVASPRMRAAPRRKRGRTGAVLRTAAPEAGAGQRYCSSSGSFAAQLGSRRCGCERRSRLLGRPPVLPLAVPLPQPGFPLHSSTALRAAAKLLPDCCGVTSLSSSLTGPPSPSQDPHSPLMRNPAAIHISGWGSSCAPMPALKRGE
- the LOC121108741 gene encoding wiskott-Aldrich syndrome protein family member 1-like isoform X2 produces the protein MVSGSSVPPPVASPRMRAAPRRKRGRTGAVLRTAAPEVCGRTAPCRGEKPSAARIPPPSPPLPSAPLRRGMRGFGTAEGLGAPTAAALLPASGPGPPEPPALLPVPPGAEAGAGQRYCSSSGSFAAQLGSRRCGCERRSRLLGRPPVLPLAVPLPQPGFPLHSSTALRAAAKLLPDCCGVTSLSSSLTGPPSPSQDPHSPLMRNPAAIHISGWGSSCAPMPALKRGE
- the LOC121108741 gene encoding basic proline-rich protein-like isoform X5: MVSGSSVPPPVASPRMRAAPRRKRGRTGAVLRTAAPEVCGRTAPCRGEKPSAARIPPPSPPLPSAPLRRGMRGFGTAEGLGAPTAAALLPASGPGPPEPPALLPVPPGAEVAGAGQRYCSSSGSFAAQLGSRRCGCERRIPDRTPITIPGPP
- the LOC121108741 gene encoding uncharacterized protein LOC121108741 isoform X7, whose amino-acid sequence is MVSGSSVPPPVASPRMRAAPRRKRGRTGAVLRTAAPEAGAGQRYCSSSGSFAAQLGSRRCGCERRIPDRTPITIPGPP